The following coding sequences are from one Ooceraea biroi isolate clonal line C1 chromosome 5, Obir_v5.4, whole genome shotgun sequence window:
- the LOC105275172 gene encoding peroxidasin, translated as MRWLVDLFMWTLLVPLLLLLADSSQTVGATVKCPHQCLCFRNIVRCMFHRLSKVPRVPVNTTILDLRFNNIVEVRPGTFHGLENLRVLLLNDNHIRHLPAGAFNGAPNLEILYLYKNRINYIAPGAFARLPRLEQLYLHHNHLREIQAGTFNDLPALERLFLHSNKLHRLPADAFVNVGPMTRLRLDSNALICDCSLLWLVERLQNKSLEIAAVCQAPHNMKGRSLTTMLPDDFHCTKPRIIEEPEDTVVEFGRSMTLKCRVTGDPVPKVKWMKNKNSPRMTETRDEEMYVIPEDGNKYIIHENGTLVVTEMTKQDIGTYECVASNDMGLAKSRKARTIIEGIIVDDYPVPFIEKPQPQNVTAGTDVSFICRVVDNPAIHWRRDGRTVPLGGRISLEQDGNELRIAAVKKTDEGQYSCNYRTRRVQGAAYASLHVNVFTAPQLVFEPQDIAAELDATIEVPCRAEGTPQPVIQWKKDGSAIEGTRVKITRGGSLLIFGVTAQDAGRYECSAINDYGRATAHALVRVRQAGATDTLVLRAFQEATEEIDRAINKTLSSLFSTDSSRRVNPYRLGRFPDAIGRAAARPAELFERTLINIRRMVNAGVKANVTDEFRYEEILTHEQVREIERLSGCTGHRHRRNCSNVCFHNKYRTVDGNCNNLRHPTWGSSHTGFRRILQPIYENGFSTPVGWERGRRYFGYPKPAARLVSTTLISTHDITPDSQITHMVMQWGQFLDHDLDHALPSVSSESWDGIDCKKSCDNAAPCFPMEVPRGDPRIDNRRCIDFIRTSAVCGSGATSVLWGGLTPREQLNQLTSYLDASQVYGYDDQLARDLRDLATDHGLLREGPALPGHKPLLPYASGQFVDCRRNPLESSINCFVAGDIRANEQVGLLAMHTIWLREHNRIARRLREMNPHWNGEKLYQESRRVVGAEMQHISYRHWLPQIFGRSIGELLPAYQGYDANVDASISNVFATAALRFGHSLIQPRLERLNASFQPIPQGALSLRDAFFAPWRLVDEGGVDPLIRGMYATAAKLKLPEQNLNVELTEQLFRTAHAVALDLAAMNIQRARDHGLPGYLEWRDYCNMSRVETFEDLAGEISSSRVRQKLRELYGHPGNMDVWVGGILEDQLPGAKVGPLFKCLLLEQFRRTRDGDRFWYENPAVFRPEQLAQIQQVSLARILCDNGDNITRVQPDVFVLPEGRNNFVGCDEIPYVDLSAWSDCCDNCEDYSNTISRVRRQAEKYLAPKRDYAREVAHLNRDERIEYLQGMFEENDQGMRKLREQADELSRRVKQLRLLLEDVKTRQ; from the exons TACTAAACGACAATCACATTCGGCACCTGCCTGCAGGCGCGTTTAATGGCGCGCCAAATTTGGAAATACTCTACTTGTACAAGAATCGCATAAACTACATCGCGCCGGGTGCGTTCGCGCGGTTGCCGCGGCTCGAGCAATTGTATCTACACCACAATCATTTGCGGGAGATTCAAGCGGGCACGTTCAACGATTTGCCGGCGCTGGAGCGGCTGTTTCTGCACAGCAACAAATTACACCGACTACCAGCTGATGCGTTCGTCAACGTCGGCCCGATGACGCGGCTGCGTCTTGACAGTAATGCGCTCATCTGCGACTGCAGCCTGCTCTGGCTCGTGGAACGTCTGCAAAACAAGTCCTTGGAGATAGCGGCGGTTTGCCAAGCTCCGCACAACATGAAGGGTCGCTCCTTAACGACGATGTTGCCTGACGACTTTCATTGCA CAAAACCGCGCATAATAGAGGAACCGGAGGACACCGTGGTGGAATTCGGTCGCTCGATGACGCTGAAGTGCCGAGTAACGGGCGACCCGGTGCCGAAAGTCAAGTGGATGAAGAATAAGAATTCACCGAGGATGACGGAGACGCGCGACGAGGAGATGTACGTAATTCCCGAAGACGGTAACAAATACATCATCCACGAGAACGGCACGTTGGTGGTCACCGAGATGACGAAGCAGGATATTGGGACGTACGAGTGCGTAGCCAGCAACGATATGGGCCTGGCCAAGTCTAGGAAAGCTAGAACGATCATCGAAGGGATCATCGTCGACGATTATCCTGTGCCGTTCATCGAGAAGCCACAGCCGCAAAACGTGACCGCTGGTACCGACGTGAGCTTCATCTGCCGAGTGGTGGACAATCCCGCGATCCATTGGCGGCGAGACGGCCGAACGGTTCCCCTGGGCGGCAGAATTTCACTCGAGCAGGACGGTAACGAGCTGCGTATCGCCGCGGTCAAGAAAACCGATGAGGGCCAATACTCGTGTAACTATCGTACTCGCCGCGTGCAAGGTGCCGCCTACGCAAGTCTGCACGTGAACGTTTTCACCGCGCCCCAGTTGGTCTTTGAACCGCAAGACATAGCGGCAGAATTGGACGCGACAATCGAGGTACCTTGCAGGGCCGAGGGTACTCCGCAGCCGGTGATCCAGTGGAAGAAAGACGGTAGCGCGATCGAGGGTACTAGGGTCAAGATTACGCGCGGCGGGAGCCTCCTCATTTTCGGTGTGACCGCGCAGGATGCTGGCAG ATACGAGTGTTCAGCTATCAATGACTATGGTCGCGCAACCGCCCACGCTCTAGTGCGCGTTCGACAGGCCGGTGCAACCGATACGCTTGTCTTGCGCGCCTTTCAAGAGGCTACCGAGGAGATTGATCGCGCCATAAACAAAACCCTGTCGTCCCTCTTTAGCACCGATTCGTCCAGACGCGTTAACCCGTATCGGCTGGGACGATTCCCGGATGCGATCGGTCGCGCGGCCGCCAGGCCCGCCGAACTCTTCGAGAGAACTCTCATCAATATTCGGCGCATGGTGAATGCCGGTGTCAAGGCAAACGTGACTGATGAGTTTCGTTATGAGGAGATATTGACGCACGAACAg GTCAGAGAAATCGAGCGATTGTCTGGATGCACCGGTCACAGACATCGGCGAAACTGTAGCAATGTGTGCTTCCACAACAAGTACCGCACCGTAGACGGCAATTGCAATAATCTGCGTCATCCGACTTGGGGCTCGTCGCACACGGGGTTCCGTAGGATACTGCAACCCATTTACGAGAACGGCTTCTCGACGCCGGTCGGTTGGGAGAGAGGACGACGCTACTTCGGCTACCCGAAGCCTGCCGCACGCCTCGTGTCGACCACACTGATATCCACGCACGATATCACGCCGGACAGTCAAATCACCCACATGGTGATGCAGTGGGGCCAGTTCCTGGACCACGATCTGGACCACGCGTTGCCGTCGGTATCGAGCGAGTCTTGGGACGGGATCGACTGCAAGAAGTCTTGCGACAACGCCGCGCCCTGCTTCCCGATGGAAGTGCCACGGGGTGACCCGCGCATCGACAACCGACGGTGCATCGACTTCATCAGAACTAGCGCCGTTTGCGGCTCGGGCGCGACTAGCGTCCTGTGGGGTGGCCTGACTCCCCGGGAACAGCTGAACCAACTGACCAGCTACCTGGACGCGTCGCAAGTCTACGGTTACGACGACCAACTGGCGCGCGATCTGCGCGATCTCGCGACGGATCACGGGCTACTCCGAGAAGGTCCCGCGTTGCCTGGTCACAAGCCTTTGCTGCCTTACGCGTCCGGCCAATTCGTCGACTGTCGCAGGAACCCGCTGGAGAGTTCAATCAACTGCTTCGTGGCCGGTGACATCCGCGCGAACGAGCAGGTCGGCCTGCTGGCTATGCACACCATATGGCTGCGTGAACACAATCGCATAGCCCGCAGGCTACGCGAGATGAATCCTCACTGGAACGGCGAGAAGCTGTATCAGGAGTCGAGGCGCGTCGTCGGTGCGGAGATGCAGCACATTAGTTACCGGCACTGGCTGCCGCAAATATTCGGCAGGTCAATCGGAGAGCTTCTGCCGGCCTACCAAGGCTACGATGCTAACGTCGATGCTAGTATATCCAACGTCTTTGCCACCGCCGCCTTACGTTTCGGCCACTCGCTCATCCAGCCGCGCCTCGAACGTCTGAACGCCTCCTTCCAGCCGATTCCTCAAGGTGCTCTCAGCCTGCGAGACGCCTTCTTCGCGCCCTGGCGACTGGTGGACGAGGGTGGCGTCGACCCGCTGATCCGCGGAATGTACGCCACTGCGGCGAAGCTCAAGTTACCCGAGCAGAATCTCAACGTCGAGCTCACCGAGCAGTTGTTCCGCACCGCGCACGCAGTCGCGTTGGATCTGGCGGCAATGAACATCCAACGAGCGAGGGATCACGGGCTGCCCGGCTACCTGGAGTGGCGCGATTACTGCAACATGTCGCGCGTGGAGACGTTCGAGGACCTGGCCGGCGAGATCAGCAGCAGCCGAGTGCGGCAGAAGCTGCGCGAGCTCTACGGCCACCCGGGTAACATGGATGTTTGGGTCGGCGGCATCCTGGAGGACCAACTGCCGGGCGCGAAGGTCGGGCCACTGTTCAAGTGTCTTCTGCTGGAGCAGTTCCGGCGCACTCGGGACGGTGATCGGTTCTGGTACGAGAATCCCGCGGTCTTCCGTCCCGAGCAGCTCGCGCAGATCCAACAAGTGTCGCTCGCGCGGATCCTCTGCGACAACGGCGACAACATCACGCGCGTGCAACCTGACGTGTTCGTCTTACCCGAGGGTCGTAATAATTTCGTCGGCTGCGACGAGATCCCTTACGTGGACTTGAGTGCGTGGTCCGACTGCTGTGACAACTGCGAGGATTACAGCAACACGATCTCACGCGTGCGTAGGCAAGCGGAGAAATACTTGGCGCCTAAACGCGATTACGCGAGGGAGGTGGCGCACTTGAACCGGGACGAGAGGATCGAATACTTACAGGGAATGTTCGAAGAGAACGATCAAGGGATGAGAAAGCTGCGAGAACAGGCTGACGAATTGTCGCGTAGGGTGAAGCAATTGAGATTATTATTGGAGGATGTTAAAACGCGGCAGTAA
- the LOC105275171 gene encoding acyl-coenzyme A thioesterase 13: MSRGLEFAKSVLKTIATSPGFGRSMKGVHILSAGDGKCKAQFTVAEEHLNMAGTLHGGFTSTIIDCVSTYAVMTHKDCHPGVSVNLNVTFIKAAFPGETVTVDAQTVRAGKKLAFLAVELTKNDGKDVVARGEHTKYIAMPDG; encoded by the exons ATGTCGCGCGGGTTAGAGTTTGCAAAGTCTGTCTTGAAAACTATAGCAACATCGCCAGGTTTCGGACGTTCTATGAAAGGC gtGCACATACTGTCAGCTGGTGATGGGAAATGTAAGGCACAATTTACTGTAGCCGAAGAGCATTTAAATATGGCTGGTACTTTACACGGTGGTTTCACTAGTACCATCATAGACTGTGTGTCTACCTATGCTGTAATGACCCATAAAGATTGTCATCCTGGAGTTTCTGTAAACTTAAACGTGAC GTTTATAAAAGCTGCGTTTCCCGGTGAGACGGTGACAGTCGACGCTCAAACTGTACGTGCTGGTAAGAAATTAGCATTTCTGGCAGTGGAACTTACAAAGAACGACGGTAAAGACGTCGTTGCTCGTGGAGAACACACGAAGTATATCGCCATGCCTGACGGATAA
- the LOC105275178 gene encoding diphosphomevalonate decarboxylase isoform X1 has protein sequence MSTVTCIAPVNIAVIKYWGKRDESLILPTNDSISTTLDTNQLHAKTTVMISRDFKEDRIWLNGREEDIKNPRLQNCLREIRKRSQLPGDMNDWRIYICSKNNFPTAAGLASSAAGYACLAAALAKLYKIEGDISVIARSGSGSACRSTMGGFVRWHMGSNKNGTDSLAKQIVPASHWPEMRILVLVVNDQQKKVASAVGMKRSLQTSEFLQYRITHSVPKRANKMQQAIVEKDFKTFAELTMRDSNQMHAVCLDTYPPCVYMNDTSHGIVNLVHAYNDAVNDVKVAYSYDAGPNAVLYLLEKDVPAIAGILNHFFPPPENVAVEYKKGIPVEGVEPSQDLLEKIKFAKQPPGQLKYIIYTKVGDGPKYFDSPENHLLDGKGNPVNL, from the exons ATGAGTACCGTTACCTGCATTGCACCCGTGAATATTGCAGTCATTAAATATT ggggaaagagagacgagTCATTAATTTTACCAACGAATGATTCCATTAGTACTACTTTAGATACTAATcag cTACATGCGAAAACCACTGTCATGATCAGTCGCGACTTCAAGGAGGATCGTATTTGGCTGAATGGGAG agaagaagatataaaaaacCCAAGGCTTCAAAATTGTTTAAGAGAAA TTAGAAAACGTTCGCAATTACCTGGTGACATGAACGACTGGAGGATTTATATTtgttcgaaaaataattttccaactGCTGCTGGTCTGGCTTCAAGCGCGGCAGGATATGCGTGTCTCGCAGCAGCACTAGCCAAACTGTACAAGATAGAG GGAGACATCAGTGTTATAGCACGCTCTGGCTCTGGATCAGCATGTCGCAGTACTATGGGTGGCTTCGTGAGGTGGCACATGGGCTCAAACAAAAACGGAACGGACAGCTTGGCGAAGCAAATCGTCCCCGCTTCTCACTGGCCGGAGATGAGGATCCTGGTGCTAGTT GTGAACGATCAGCAGAAAAAGGTTGCGAGCGCGGTAGGCATGAAACGGAGCCTGCAGACCTCTGAATTTCTGCAGTACAGGATAACACACAGCGTCCCAAAGAGAGCTAACAAGATGCAGCAAGCCATCGTGGAGAAAGATTTCAAAACTTTCGCTGAGCTCACCATGAGAGACTCTAATCAGATGCATGCCGTGTGTCTCGATACGTATCCTCCGTGTGTCTACATGAACGACACTTCCCACGGCATCGTGAATCTTGTACATGCTTACAATGACGCAGTTAATGATGTAAAG GTTGCTTATTCCTACGACGCTGGACCGAACGcagtgttatatttattagagaAGGATGTACCGGCAATAGCGGGCATCCTAAATCACTTCTTCCCTCCGCCTGAAAATGTTGCGGTTGAGTACAAGAAAGGAATACCTGTTGAAGGAGTTGAACCTTCTCAG GATTTACTGGAGAAGATAAAGTTCGCAAAGCAACCGCCGGGCCAACTTAAGTACATAATATACACTAAGGTAGGAGACGGGCCTAAGTATTTTGATAGCCCAGAGAATCATCTGTTAGACGGGAAAGGTAATCCTGTTAATCTTTGA
- the LOC105275178 gene encoding diphosphomevalonate decarboxylase isoform X2 codes for MISRDFKEDRIWLNGREEDIKNPRLQNCLREIRKRSQLPGDMNDWRIYICSKNNFPTAAGLASSAAGYACLAAALAKLYKIEGDISVIARSGSGSACRSTMGGFVRWHMGSNKNGTDSLAKQIVPASHWPEMRILVLVVNDQQKKVASAVGMKRSLQTSEFLQYRITHSVPKRANKMQQAIVEKDFKTFAELTMRDSNQMHAVCLDTYPPCVYMNDTSHGIVNLVHAYNDAVNDVKVAYSYDAGPNAVLYLLEKDVPAIAGILNHFFPPPENVAVEYKKGIPVEGVEPSQDLLEKIKFAKQPPGQLKYIIYTKVGDGPKYFDSPENHLLDGKGNPVNL; via the exons ATGATCAGTCGCGACTTCAAGGAGGATCGTATTTGGCTGAATGGGAG agaagaagatataaaaaacCCAAGGCTTCAAAATTGTTTAAGAGAAA TTAGAAAACGTTCGCAATTACCTGGTGACATGAACGACTGGAGGATTTATATTtgttcgaaaaataattttccaactGCTGCTGGTCTGGCTTCAAGCGCGGCAGGATATGCGTGTCTCGCAGCAGCACTAGCCAAACTGTACAAGATAGAG GGAGACATCAGTGTTATAGCACGCTCTGGCTCTGGATCAGCATGTCGCAGTACTATGGGTGGCTTCGTGAGGTGGCACATGGGCTCAAACAAAAACGGAACGGACAGCTTGGCGAAGCAAATCGTCCCCGCTTCTCACTGGCCGGAGATGAGGATCCTGGTGCTAGTT GTGAACGATCAGCAGAAAAAGGTTGCGAGCGCGGTAGGCATGAAACGGAGCCTGCAGACCTCTGAATTTCTGCAGTACAGGATAACACACAGCGTCCCAAAGAGAGCTAACAAGATGCAGCAAGCCATCGTGGAGAAAGATTTCAAAACTTTCGCTGAGCTCACCATGAGAGACTCTAATCAGATGCATGCCGTGTGTCTCGATACGTATCCTCCGTGTGTCTACATGAACGACACTTCCCACGGCATCGTGAATCTTGTACATGCTTACAATGACGCAGTTAATGATGTAAAG GTTGCTTATTCCTACGACGCTGGACCGAACGcagtgttatatttattagagaAGGATGTACCGGCAATAGCGGGCATCCTAAATCACTTCTTCCCTCCGCCTGAAAATGTTGCGGTTGAGTACAAGAAAGGAATACCTGTTGAAGGAGTTGAACCTTCTCAG GATTTACTGGAGAAGATAAAGTTCGCAAAGCAACCGCCGGGCCAACTTAAGTACATAATATACACTAAGGTAGGAGACGGGCCTAAGTATTTTGATAGCCCAGAGAATCATCTGTTAGACGGGAAAGGTAATCCTGTTAATCTTTGA
- the LOC105275173 gene encoding folliculin isoform X1, whose translation MNAAIALCTFCEMHGPKVIFTTQTYRNYDTQNVEKLKFYGPKEVLRQGYLSEDGQDECEGCQSIGNVKYLSNEHETRTSFLSAQQSLMQDIGNLLKHACVRSLSCEVHPGKEGVCYFGDEYRGHVLSHTFTLKDAQARGFRRWCSFIVFMRDKQFLLNMWPFLIDNLKEVIKELQDFAEKRYNAEEAECPQRAMRLTTANSGPGHNTSIKQSRTLIDITNEKHVFVRIHMWLVWILSAGARHFIEIFPMSLLSDELNYNFEHQIETEDTLANAKMPVNLNLNSGEAELSPEFSEIAGKSIAVILRGLKRVLGKDSFRQLLYSCLTGVQVLVRGPRVQRLESLYGLSSLVPRACRRVMAQTSEYMDPDTCNFIGVDTLVAVPLPCASVCRLDIILDEHQIENTKSHIVKWAGVLPAKLPTLLTKIEKSLDNEKLGNSVLKAHLATLQEEWANIAKVVHAMRGRGHRNDLAGLMLSLGAGPQDKKLLDAWSMGLPSNPA comes from the exons ATGAATGCTGCAATTGCTCTGTGTACATTCTGTGAGATGCATGGGCCCAAAGTGATATTCACCACACAGACGTATCGCAACTACGATACGCAGAATGTGGAAAAATTGAAGTTTTACGGACCTAAGGAGGTGCTGAGACAAGGCTACCTCTCAGAAGACGGGCAGGATGAGTGCGAAGGTTGCCAAAGTATCGGAAACGTTAAATACTTGAGTAACGAGCATGAAACGAGGACATCCTTTTTATCCGCCCAACAATCCTTGATGCAGGATATCGGAAATCTGTTGAAGCATGCGTGCGTTAG GAGCCTGAGCTGCGAGGTGCATCCTGGCAAGGAAGGCGTCTGCTACTTTGGAGATGAGTACAGGGGGCATGTTTTAAGTCATACTTTTACGTTAAAAGATGCCCAG GCAAGGGGATTTAGGAGATGGTGCAGTTTCATTGTCTTCATGAGAGATAAGCAATTTCTGTTGAACATGTGGCCATTTTTAATTGACAATTTAAAGGAAGTGATTAAAGAGCTGCAAGATTTTGCGGAGAAGAGGTACAATGCAGAAGAAGCGGAATGTCCGCAGAGAGCAATGAGACTAACAACTGCAAATAGTGGGCCGGGTCATAACACTTCGATTAAACAGTCTAGAACACTTATTGATATAACCAATGAAAAGCACGTTTTTGTAAg AATTCACATGTGGTTAGTATGGATCCTCAGCGCTGGCGCGAGGCACTTCATAGAAATTTTCCCAATGAGTTTGCTGAGCGATGAACTTAATTACAACTTCGAGCATCAAATTG AAACCGAGGACACGTTGGCGAACGCGAAAATGCCGGTAAACTTAAATCTGAATTCGGGCGAGGCCGAGCTTTCGCCCGAGTTTTCCGAGATTGCGGGCAAATCTATCGCTGTAATTCTACGAGGCCTGAAACGGGTGCTGGGAAAGGATTCGTTTAGGCAGTTACTCTACTCCTGCCTGACTGGAGTTCAAGTCCTGGTGAGAGGCCCGAGGGTACAGAGATTGGAATCTCTCTACGGACTGAGCAGTCTCGTACCAAGAGCGTGTCGAAGAGTCATGGCACAGACGTCGGAATACATGGACCCCGACACGTGTAACTTTATCG GTGTGGACACCCTAGTCGCGGTTCCCTTACCGTGCGCAAGCGTATGCAGATTAGACATAATACTCGACGAGCACCAGATCGAGAACACCAAGTCGCACATAGTGAAGTGGGCTGGCGTGTTGCCAGCGAAACTGCCGACGTTGTTGACGAAAATCGAAAAGTCGCTCGACAACGAGAAACTGGGAAACTCGGTGCTCAAGGCGCACCTCGCCACTCTCCAGGAGGAATGGGCCAA CATTGCGAAAGTCGTTCATGCGATGCGTGGACGAGGCCACCGTAACGATCTCGCCGGACTCATGCTCAGCCTGGGTGCTGGACCTCAGGACAAAAAGCTGCTGGACGCGTGGTCCATGGGATTGCCATCGAATCCAGCATAG
- the LOC105275173 gene encoding folliculin isoform X2 has translation MYGRIHHKYVYILYKFSIKLHMKIGGNFAQDLSQFVMDNDQVTHEIEEHFQIVYKHDTSDMERKGPVMQPQDGSIFLTTLVFACKAVIACAGQLDTMEKERGDGNCGAVLAHAANAIILAIKKGRILAAGPSAAFTDISQIIEEEVGDSAQGRVYSLFFDSAAKSFLRFSSDEQLTASTWLTVLTCVNKTLSKSSEISIGTMLDALIRVEHKLRDALDLGLNPVDAFGEVVSATETFALQTVHVPAPHSVGSTNHKMYKYPDPEAHAVGVWMRAAYEAVKLKYEDGQDECEGCQSIGNVKYLSNEHETRTSFLSAQQSLMQDIGNLLKHACVRSLSCEVHPGKEGVCYFGDEYRGHVLSHTFTLKDAQARGFRRWCSFIVFMRDKQFLLNMWPFLIDNLKEVIKELQDFAEKRYNAEEAECPQRAMRLTTANSGPGHNTSIKQSRTLIDITNEKHVFVRIHMWLVWILSAGARHFIEIFPMSLLSDELNYNFEHQIETEDTLANAKMPVNLNLNSGEAELSPEFSEIAGKSIAVILRGLKRVLGKDSFRQLLYSCLTGVQVLVRGPRVQRLESLYGLSSLVPRACRRVMAQTSEYMDPDTCNFIGVDTLVAVPLPCASVCRLDIILDEHQIENTKSHIVKWAGVLPAKLPTLLTKIEKSLDNEKLGNSVLKAHLATLQEEWANIAKVVHAMRGRGHRNDLAGLMLSLGAGPQDKKLLDAWSMGLPSNPA, from the exons ATGTATGGGCGCATTCATCataaatacgtatatattttatacaaattctCGATTAAGCTTCACATGAAAATAGGAGGCAATTTTGCACAAGATTTATCACAATTCGTAATGGATAATGATCAAGTGACTCATGAGATAGAAGAACATTTCCAA ATAGTGTACAAGCATGATACATCTGATATGGAACGGAAAGGACCGGTAATGCAGCCTCAAGATGGCTCAATCTTTCTCACAACCTTGGTGTTTGCATGCAAAGCTGTGATTGCATGTGCAGGGCAGTTGGACACAATGGAAAAAGAACGCGGTGATGGAAATTGCGGAGCTGTACTCGCACACGCTGCTAACGCCATAATACTAGCAATTAAG AAGGGCAGAATTTTGGCAGCAGGACCTTCTGCAGCGTTCACCGACATAAGTCAAATTATTGAAGAAGAAGTGGGTGATTCTGCTCAGGGCAGAGTGTActcattattttttgattcTGCTGCTAAA AGCTTTCTTAGGTTTTCAAGTGACGAGCAATTAACTGCCAGCACGTGGTTGACTGTTCTAACATGTGTGAACAAGACGCTATCCAAGAGCAGTGAAATATCAATTGGAACCATGCTGGATGCTTTGATACGTGTGGAGCACAAATTAAGGGACGCACTAGATCTAGGTTTAAATCCAGTTGACGCATTTGGGGAAGTTGTTAGTGCTACTGAAACGTTTGCTTTGCAAACTGTGCATGTGCCAGCGCCTCATTCTGTTGGCTCCACGAATCACAAG ATGTATAAATATCCAGATCCTGAAGCACATGCTGTAGGCGTATGGATGAGAGCTGCTTATGAAGCTGTCAAATTAAAATACG AAGACGGGCAGGATGAGTGCGAAGGTTGCCAAAGTATCGGAAACGTTAAATACTTGAGTAACGAGCATGAAACGAGGACATCCTTTTTATCCGCCCAACAATCCTTGATGCAGGATATCGGAAATCTGTTGAAGCATGCGTGCGTTAG GAGCCTGAGCTGCGAGGTGCATCCTGGCAAGGAAGGCGTCTGCTACTTTGGAGATGAGTACAGGGGGCATGTTTTAAGTCATACTTTTACGTTAAAAGATGCCCAG GCAAGGGGATTTAGGAGATGGTGCAGTTTCATTGTCTTCATGAGAGATAAGCAATTTCTGTTGAACATGTGGCCATTTTTAATTGACAATTTAAAGGAAGTGATTAAAGAGCTGCAAGATTTTGCGGAGAAGAGGTACAATGCAGAAGAAGCGGAATGTCCGCAGAGAGCAATGAGACTAACAACTGCAAATAGTGGGCCGGGTCATAACACTTCGATTAAACAGTCTAGAACACTTATTGATATAACCAATGAAAAGCACGTTTTTGTAAg AATTCACATGTGGTTAGTATGGATCCTCAGCGCTGGCGCGAGGCACTTCATAGAAATTTTCCCAATGAGTTTGCTGAGCGATGAACTTAATTACAACTTCGAGCATCAAATTG AAACCGAGGACACGTTGGCGAACGCGAAAATGCCGGTAAACTTAAATCTGAATTCGGGCGAGGCCGAGCTTTCGCCCGAGTTTTCCGAGATTGCGGGCAAATCTATCGCTGTAATTCTACGAGGCCTGAAACGGGTGCTGGGAAAGGATTCGTTTAGGCAGTTACTCTACTCCTGCCTGACTGGAGTTCAAGTCCTGGTGAGAGGCCCGAGGGTACAGAGATTGGAATCTCTCTACGGACTGAGCAGTCTCGTACCAAGAGCGTGTCGAAGAGTCATGGCACAGACGTCGGAATACATGGACCCCGACACGTGTAACTTTATCG GTGTGGACACCCTAGTCGCGGTTCCCTTACCGTGCGCAAGCGTATGCAGATTAGACATAATACTCGACGAGCACCAGATCGAGAACACCAAGTCGCACATAGTGAAGTGGGCTGGCGTGTTGCCAGCGAAACTGCCGACGTTGTTGACGAAAATCGAAAAGTCGCTCGACAACGAGAAACTGGGAAACTCGGTGCTCAAGGCGCACCTCGCCACTCTCCAGGAGGAATGGGCCAA CATTGCGAAAGTCGTTCATGCGATGCGTGGACGAGGCCACCGTAACGATCTCGCCGGACTCATGCTCAGCCTGGGTGCTGGACCTCAGGACAAAAAGCTGCTGGACGCGTGGTCCATGGGATTGCCATCGAATCCAGCATAG